Proteins from one Lonchura striata isolate bLonStr1 chromosome 6, bLonStr1.mat, whole genome shotgun sequence genomic window:
- the PATL1 gene encoding protein PAT1 homolog 1 isoform X2 produces MFRYPSLEDCPLDEDEDAFQALGEEDEDIDQFNDDTFGAGAVDDDWQEAHERLAELEDKAGSSREPDGPVGNDGDVLGDPEDALAERLTRLVIDSELEDPAIMQAVHTRDPPQQPGRLNSSIWDSSAMLRRIRGPLLTQEMPSVSVLDYALPQRPPQARDEERDPSERALPRRSSSPIIGSPPVRAIPIGTPPKQAAIPNFNQQILCPKPVHIRATMQQRYPAPYGERMSPNQLCNVPNSSLLGHPFPHSVSPVLTHLQRAQLLGGAQAGRMSPSQFARVSGLVGSPLPSVNPKLLQGRVGQMMSPAGGFRAFFGAPPAPPPSQLPHPPGPGSHLQNLRPQPQMFRPDTTHLHPQHRRLLHQRQQNRNQHRSLNGSGGDRGGHRSSHQEQIRKDPYANLMLQREKDWVSKIQMMQLQSTDPYLDDYYYQNYFQKLEKLAAAEEVHGDGPKKERTKLITPQVAKLEHTYKPVQFEGSLGKLTVSSVNNPRKMIDAVVTSRSEDDETKEKQVRDKRRQTLVTIEKTYSLLLDVEDYERRYLLSLEGERPALMGERKQKICDMYDNLRGKAPGQDRPSDDHFMQIMCIRKGKRLVARILPFLAPEQAADVLMATARNLPFLIKKDAQDEVLPCLLRPFSHVLYHLPLGTVTSLVQQLTNLPQSAAAPTNLHLTAVLQNKFGLSLLYLVLSRGEELQSSDTNTELMQDNQWTELMLMATRELLRIPQGALAKPVSIPSNLISLFSRYVDQQKLNLLETKLHLVQEIR; encoded by the exons ATGTTCCGGTACCCG TCCCTGGAGGACTGCCCGCTGGACGAGGATGAAGACGCCTTCCAGGCCCTgggggaggaggatgaagacATCGACCAGTTCAACGATGACACCTTcggggctggggctgtcg ACGATGACTGGCAGGAGGCCCACGAGCGGCTGGCGGAGCTGGAGGACAAGGCCGGCTCGAGCCGGGAGCCGGATGGTCCCGTTGGGAACGACGGGGACGTGCTGGGCGATCCCGAGGATGCGCTGGCCGAGCGGCTCACCCGCCTCGTCATCGACAGCGAGCTGGAGGACCCGGCCATCATGCAGGCCGTGCACACCAGGGATCCCCCGCAG cagcctggaAGGCTGAATTCCAGCATCTGGGACAGTTCCGCCATGCTGCGGCGCATCCGGGGGCCGCTCCTCACTCAG GAGATGCCGTCGGTGTCCGTGCTGGATTATGCCCTGCCCCAGAGGCCGCCGCAGGCTCGGGATGAGGAGCGGGATCCATCGGAGCGGGCGCTGCCCCGGCGCTCCTCCTCCCCCATCATCGGGAGCCCCCCGGTCCGGGCCATTCCCATCGGCACCCCCCCCAAACAGGCCGCCATCCCAAACTTCAACCAGCAG ATCCTGTGTCCCAAGCCTGTCCACATCCGAGCTACCATGCAGCAGCGTTATCCTGCTCCCTATGGAGAGAGGATGTCCCCCAACCAACTCTGCAATGTTCCG AATTCCTCCCTCCTGGGCCACCCGTTTCCCCACAGCGTGTCTCCTGTTCTCACACACCTGCAGAGAGCCCAGCTGCTCGGAGGAGCCCAG GCTGGCCGAATGTCCCCCAGCCAGTTCGCCCGGGTGTCCGGGCTGGTGGGGAGCCCACTGCCCTCCGTGAATCCcaagctgctccagggcagagTTGGGCAGATGATGTCCCCGGCCGGAGGGTTCCGTGCCTTTTTCGGggctccccccgccccgcccccgtCGCAGCTGCCGCACCCTCCGGGCCCCGGATCCCACCTGCAGAACCTGAG GCCACAGCCCCAGATGTTCCGGCCGGACACGACCCATTTGCACCCCCAGCACCGCCGGCTCCTGCACCAGCGGCAGCAGAACCGGAA ccaGCACCGGAGCCTCAACGGCTCCGGGGGGGACCGAGGGGGCCACCGGAGCAGCCATCAGGAGCAGATCCGTAAGGATCCCTACGCCAACCTCATGCTGCAGCGGGAAAAGGACTGGGTGTCCAAGATCCAGATgatgcagctgcagagcactgaTCCCTACCTGGATGATTATTATTATCAG aaTTACTTCCAGAAGCTGGAGAAGTTGGCAGCAGCCGAGGAAGTGCACGGTGACGGTCCCAAGAAGGAACGCACTAAACTCATCACCCCTCAGGTAGCCAAGCTGGAGCACACCTACAAGCCAG TGCAATTCGAGGGCTCGCTGGGAAAGCTCACCGTATCCAGTGTCAACAACCCCCGGAAGATGATCGATGCCGTGGTGACGTCCCGCAGCGAGGATGAT GAGACGAAGGAGAAGCAGGTTCGGGATAAGAGGCGACAGACACTCGTCACCATCGAGAAG ACATACAGCCTCCTCCTGGACGTGGAGGACTATGAGCGCCGCTACCTCCTGAGCCTGGAAGGGGAGCGGCCAGCCCTGATGGGAGAGAGGAAGCAGAAGATCTGTGACATGTATGACAATCTTAGGGGGAAGGCGCCTGGGCAGGACAG gCCGAGCGATGACCACTTCATGCAGATCATGTGCATCCGGAAAGGAAAGCGCCTGGTGGCCCGGATCCTTCCCTTCCTGGCTCCAGAGCAAGCGGCTGACGTGCTCATGGCCACAGCCAGGAACCTGCCCTTCCTCATCAAGAAGGATGCTCAGGATGAG GTGCTTCCCTGCCTCTTGAGGCCCTTTTCCCACGTCCTCTACCACCTTCCCTTGGGAACAGTCACCAGCCTTGTGCAGCAGCTCACGAACCTACCTCAGAGCGCCGCCGCTCCCACCAACCTGCACCTCACTGCTGTGCTCCAAAACAAG tTTGGTCTGTCCCTGCTGTACCTGGTCCTGAGCCGAGGGGAGGAATTGCAGAGCTCAGACACCAACACAGAGCTGATGCAGGACAACCAATG GACGGAGCTGATGCTGATGGCGACCCGGGAGCTCCTGCGGATCCCTCAGGGAGCCTTGGCAAAGCCTGTGTCCATCCCCTCCAACCTGATCTCCCTCTTCTCTCGCTACGTTGACCAGCAGAAGCTGAACCTGCTGGAGACGAAATTGCA CTTAGTGCAGGAGATCCGGTAG
- the STX3 gene encoding syntaxin-3, whose product MKDRLEQLKAKQDADDEEELEIAVDNTAFMDEFFSEIEETRQNIDKISENVEEAKKLYSIILSAPIPEQKTKDDLEQLTAEIKKMANSVRNKLKSMERNIEQDEARSSADLRIRKSQHSVLSRKFVDVMTKYNEAQVDFRERSKGRIQRQLEITGKNTTDEELEEMLESGNPSIFTSGIMDSQISKQALSEIEGRHKDIVRLESSIKELHDMFVDIAMLVENQGAMIDRIENNMDQSVGFVERAVADTKKAVKYQSEARRKKIMIMLCCIILAIILASSIGSIFA is encoded by the exons ATGAAGGACCGGCTGGAGCAGCTCAAGGCG AAGCAGGATgcggacgatgaggaggagctggagatcGCCGTGGACAACACGGCCTTCATGGATGAGTTCTTCTCAGAG ATTGAGGAGACCCGGCAGAACATCGACAAGATCTCAGAGAACGTGGAGGAAGCCAAGAAGCTCTACAGCATCATCCTCTCAGCCCCCATCCCAGAGCAGA AGACCAAAGATGACCTGGAGCAGCTGACGGCAGAGATCAAGAAAATGGCCAACAGCGTCCGTAACAAGTTGAAGA GTATGGAAAGGAACATCGAGCAGGACGAGGCACGATCCTCAGCCGACCTCCGGATACGCAAGTCCCAG cactcgGTCCTGTCCCGCAAGTTCGTGGACGTCATGACCAAGTACAATGAGGCTCAAGTGGATTTCCGGGAGCGCAGCAAGGGCCGGATCCAGCGCCAGCTGGAAATCA CTGGCAAGAACACGACGGacgaggagctggaggagatgctGGAGAGTGGGAACCCTTCCATCTTCACCTCGGGG atcATGGACTCGCAGATCTCGAAGCAGGCGCTGAGCGAGATCGAGGGGCGGCACAAGGACATCGTGCGCCTGGAGAGCAGCATCAAGGAGCTCCACGACATGTTCGTGGACATCGCCATGCTGGTGGAGAATCAG GGAGCCATGATCGACCGCATAGAGAACAACATGGACCAGTCTGTGGGATTTGTGGAGCGGGCCGTGGCTGACACCAAAAAGGCTGTGAAGTACCAAAGTGAGGCCAGGAGG AAGAAGATCATGATCATGCTGTGCTGCATCATCCTCGCCATCATCCTGGCATCCAGCATCGGGAGCATCTTCGCCTGA
- the PATL1 gene encoding protein PAT1 homolog 1 isoform X3, translating to MFRYPSLEDCPLDEDEDAFQALGEEDEDIDQFNDDTFGAGAVDDDWQEAHERLAELEDKAGSSREPDGPVGNDGDVLGDPEDALAERLTRLVIDSELEDPAIMQAVHTRDPPQPGRLNSSIWDSSAMLRRIRGPLLTQEMPSVSVLDYALPQRPPQARDEERDPSERALPRRSSSPIIGSPPVRAIPIGTPPKQAAIPNFNQQILCPKPVHIRATMQQRYPAPYGERMSPNQLCNVPNSSLLGHPFPHSVSPVLTHLQRAQLLGGAQAGRMSPSQFARVSGLVGSPLPSVNPKLLQGRVGQMMSPAGGFRAFFGAPPAPPPSQLPHPPGPGSHLQNLRPQPQMFRPDTTHLHPQHRRLLHQRQQNRNQHRSLNGSGGDRGGHRSSHQEQIRKDPYANLMLQREKDWVSKIQMMQLQSTDPYLDDYYYQNYFQKLEKLAAAEEVHGDGPKKERTKLITPQVAKLEHTYKPVQFEGSLGKLTVSSVNNPRKMIDAVVTSRSEDDETKEKQVRDKRRQTLVTIEKTYSLLLDVEDYERRYLLSLEGERPALMGERKQKICDMYDNLRGKAPGQDRPSDDHFMQIMCIRKGKRLVARILPFLAPEQAADVLMATARNLPFLIKKDAQDEVLPCLLRPFSHVLYHLPLGTVTSLVQQLTNLPQSAAAPTNLHLTAVLQNKFGLSLLYLVLSRGEELQSSDTNTELMQDNQWTELMLMATRELLRIPQGALAKPVSIPSNLISLFSRYVDQQKLNLLETKLHLVQEIR from the exons ATGTTCCGGTACCCG TCCCTGGAGGACTGCCCGCTGGACGAGGATGAAGACGCCTTCCAGGCCCTgggggaggaggatgaagacATCGACCAGTTCAACGATGACACCTTcggggctggggctgtcg ACGATGACTGGCAGGAGGCCCACGAGCGGCTGGCGGAGCTGGAGGACAAGGCCGGCTCGAGCCGGGAGCCGGATGGTCCCGTTGGGAACGACGGGGACGTGCTGGGCGATCCCGAGGATGCGCTGGCCGAGCGGCTCACCCGCCTCGTCATCGACAGCGAGCTGGAGGACCCGGCCATCATGCAGGCCGTGCACACCAGGGATCCCCCGCAG cctggaAGGCTGAATTCCAGCATCTGGGACAGTTCCGCCATGCTGCGGCGCATCCGGGGGCCGCTCCTCACTCAG GAGATGCCGTCGGTGTCCGTGCTGGATTATGCCCTGCCCCAGAGGCCGCCGCAGGCTCGGGATGAGGAGCGGGATCCATCGGAGCGGGCGCTGCCCCGGCGCTCCTCCTCCCCCATCATCGGGAGCCCCCCGGTCCGGGCCATTCCCATCGGCACCCCCCCCAAACAGGCCGCCATCCCAAACTTCAACCAGCAG ATCCTGTGTCCCAAGCCTGTCCACATCCGAGCTACCATGCAGCAGCGTTATCCTGCTCCCTATGGAGAGAGGATGTCCCCCAACCAACTCTGCAATGTTCCG AATTCCTCCCTCCTGGGCCACCCGTTTCCCCACAGCGTGTCTCCTGTTCTCACACACCTGCAGAGAGCCCAGCTGCTCGGAGGAGCCCAG GCTGGCCGAATGTCCCCCAGCCAGTTCGCCCGGGTGTCCGGGCTGGTGGGGAGCCCACTGCCCTCCGTGAATCCcaagctgctccagggcagagTTGGGCAGATGATGTCCCCGGCCGGAGGGTTCCGTGCCTTTTTCGGggctccccccgccccgcccccgtCGCAGCTGCCGCACCCTCCGGGCCCCGGATCCCACCTGCAGAACCTGAG GCCACAGCCCCAGATGTTCCGGCCGGACACGACCCATTTGCACCCCCAGCACCGCCGGCTCCTGCACCAGCGGCAGCAGAACCGGAA ccaGCACCGGAGCCTCAACGGCTCCGGGGGGGACCGAGGGGGCCACCGGAGCAGCCATCAGGAGCAGATCCGTAAGGATCCCTACGCCAACCTCATGCTGCAGCGGGAAAAGGACTGGGTGTCCAAGATCCAGATgatgcagctgcagagcactgaTCCCTACCTGGATGATTATTATTATCAG aaTTACTTCCAGAAGCTGGAGAAGTTGGCAGCAGCCGAGGAAGTGCACGGTGACGGTCCCAAGAAGGAACGCACTAAACTCATCACCCCTCAGGTAGCCAAGCTGGAGCACACCTACAAGCCAG TGCAATTCGAGGGCTCGCTGGGAAAGCTCACCGTATCCAGTGTCAACAACCCCCGGAAGATGATCGATGCCGTGGTGACGTCCCGCAGCGAGGATGAT GAGACGAAGGAGAAGCAGGTTCGGGATAAGAGGCGACAGACACTCGTCACCATCGAGAAG ACATACAGCCTCCTCCTGGACGTGGAGGACTATGAGCGCCGCTACCTCCTGAGCCTGGAAGGGGAGCGGCCAGCCCTGATGGGAGAGAGGAAGCAGAAGATCTGTGACATGTATGACAATCTTAGGGGGAAGGCGCCTGGGCAGGACAG gCCGAGCGATGACCACTTCATGCAGATCATGTGCATCCGGAAAGGAAAGCGCCTGGTGGCCCGGATCCTTCCCTTCCTGGCTCCAGAGCAAGCGGCTGACGTGCTCATGGCCACAGCCAGGAACCTGCCCTTCCTCATCAAGAAGGATGCTCAGGATGAG GTGCTTCCCTGCCTCTTGAGGCCCTTTTCCCACGTCCTCTACCACCTTCCCTTGGGAACAGTCACCAGCCTTGTGCAGCAGCTCACGAACCTACCTCAGAGCGCCGCCGCTCCCACCAACCTGCACCTCACTGCTGTGCTCCAAAACAAG tTTGGTCTGTCCCTGCTGTACCTGGTCCTGAGCCGAGGGGAGGAATTGCAGAGCTCAGACACCAACACAGAGCTGATGCAGGACAACCAATG GACGGAGCTGATGCTGATGGCGACCCGGGAGCTCCTGCGGATCCCTCAGGGAGCCTTGGCAAAGCCTGTGTCCATCCCCTCCAACCTGATCTCCCTCTTCTCTCGCTACGTTGACCAGCAGAAGCTGAACCTGCTGGAGACGAAATTGCA CTTAGTGCAGGAGATCCGGTAG
- the PATL1 gene encoding protein PAT1 homolog 1 isoform X1: MRKLIPLGGHTSLEDCPLDEDEDAFQALGEEDEDIDQFNDDTFGAGAVDDDWQEAHERLAELEDKAGSSREPDGPVGNDGDVLGDPEDALAERLTRLVIDSELEDPAIMQAVHTRDPPQQPGRLNSSIWDSSAMLRRIRGPLLTQEMPSVSVLDYALPQRPPQARDEERDPSERALPRRSSSPIIGSPPVRAIPIGTPPKQAAIPNFNQQILCPKPVHIRATMQQRYPAPYGERMSPNQLCNVPNSSLLGHPFPHSVSPVLTHLQRAQLLGGAQAGRMSPSQFARVSGLVGSPLPSVNPKLLQGRVGQMMSPAGGFRAFFGAPPAPPPSQLPHPPGPGSHLQNLRPQPQMFRPDTTHLHPQHRRLLHQRQQNRNQHRSLNGSGGDRGGHRSSHQEQIRKDPYANLMLQREKDWVSKIQMMQLQSTDPYLDDYYYQNYFQKLEKLAAAEEVHGDGPKKERTKLITPQVAKLEHTYKPVQFEGSLGKLTVSSVNNPRKMIDAVVTSRSEDDETKEKQVRDKRRQTLVTIEKTYSLLLDVEDYERRYLLSLEGERPALMGERKQKICDMYDNLRGKAPGQDRPSDDHFMQIMCIRKGKRLVARILPFLAPEQAADVLMATARNLPFLIKKDAQDEVLPCLLRPFSHVLYHLPLGTVTSLVQQLTNLPQSAAAPTNLHLTAVLQNKFGLSLLYLVLSRGEELQSSDTNTELMQDNQWTELMLMATRELLRIPQGALAKPVSIPSNLISLFSRYVDQQKLNLLETKLHLVQEIR, encoded by the exons ATGAGGAAGCTGATCCCCCTCGGGGGTCACACG TCCCTGGAGGACTGCCCGCTGGACGAGGATGAAGACGCCTTCCAGGCCCTgggggaggaggatgaagacATCGACCAGTTCAACGATGACACCTTcggggctggggctgtcg ACGATGACTGGCAGGAGGCCCACGAGCGGCTGGCGGAGCTGGAGGACAAGGCCGGCTCGAGCCGGGAGCCGGATGGTCCCGTTGGGAACGACGGGGACGTGCTGGGCGATCCCGAGGATGCGCTGGCCGAGCGGCTCACCCGCCTCGTCATCGACAGCGAGCTGGAGGACCCGGCCATCATGCAGGCCGTGCACACCAGGGATCCCCCGCAG cagcctggaAGGCTGAATTCCAGCATCTGGGACAGTTCCGCCATGCTGCGGCGCATCCGGGGGCCGCTCCTCACTCAG GAGATGCCGTCGGTGTCCGTGCTGGATTATGCCCTGCCCCAGAGGCCGCCGCAGGCTCGGGATGAGGAGCGGGATCCATCGGAGCGGGCGCTGCCCCGGCGCTCCTCCTCCCCCATCATCGGGAGCCCCCCGGTCCGGGCCATTCCCATCGGCACCCCCCCCAAACAGGCCGCCATCCCAAACTTCAACCAGCAG ATCCTGTGTCCCAAGCCTGTCCACATCCGAGCTACCATGCAGCAGCGTTATCCTGCTCCCTATGGAGAGAGGATGTCCCCCAACCAACTCTGCAATGTTCCG AATTCCTCCCTCCTGGGCCACCCGTTTCCCCACAGCGTGTCTCCTGTTCTCACACACCTGCAGAGAGCCCAGCTGCTCGGAGGAGCCCAG GCTGGCCGAATGTCCCCCAGCCAGTTCGCCCGGGTGTCCGGGCTGGTGGGGAGCCCACTGCCCTCCGTGAATCCcaagctgctccagggcagagTTGGGCAGATGATGTCCCCGGCCGGAGGGTTCCGTGCCTTTTTCGGggctccccccgccccgcccccgtCGCAGCTGCCGCACCCTCCGGGCCCCGGATCCCACCTGCAGAACCTGAG GCCACAGCCCCAGATGTTCCGGCCGGACACGACCCATTTGCACCCCCAGCACCGCCGGCTCCTGCACCAGCGGCAGCAGAACCGGAA ccaGCACCGGAGCCTCAACGGCTCCGGGGGGGACCGAGGGGGCCACCGGAGCAGCCATCAGGAGCAGATCCGTAAGGATCCCTACGCCAACCTCATGCTGCAGCGGGAAAAGGACTGGGTGTCCAAGATCCAGATgatgcagctgcagagcactgaTCCCTACCTGGATGATTATTATTATCAG aaTTACTTCCAGAAGCTGGAGAAGTTGGCAGCAGCCGAGGAAGTGCACGGTGACGGTCCCAAGAAGGAACGCACTAAACTCATCACCCCTCAGGTAGCCAAGCTGGAGCACACCTACAAGCCAG TGCAATTCGAGGGCTCGCTGGGAAAGCTCACCGTATCCAGTGTCAACAACCCCCGGAAGATGATCGATGCCGTGGTGACGTCCCGCAGCGAGGATGAT GAGACGAAGGAGAAGCAGGTTCGGGATAAGAGGCGACAGACACTCGTCACCATCGAGAAG ACATACAGCCTCCTCCTGGACGTGGAGGACTATGAGCGCCGCTACCTCCTGAGCCTGGAAGGGGAGCGGCCAGCCCTGATGGGAGAGAGGAAGCAGAAGATCTGTGACATGTATGACAATCTTAGGGGGAAGGCGCCTGGGCAGGACAG gCCGAGCGATGACCACTTCATGCAGATCATGTGCATCCGGAAAGGAAAGCGCCTGGTGGCCCGGATCCTTCCCTTCCTGGCTCCAGAGCAAGCGGCTGACGTGCTCATGGCCACAGCCAGGAACCTGCCCTTCCTCATCAAGAAGGATGCTCAGGATGAG GTGCTTCCCTGCCTCTTGAGGCCCTTTTCCCACGTCCTCTACCACCTTCCCTTGGGAACAGTCACCAGCCTTGTGCAGCAGCTCACGAACCTACCTCAGAGCGCCGCCGCTCCCACCAACCTGCACCTCACTGCTGTGCTCCAAAACAAG tTTGGTCTGTCCCTGCTGTACCTGGTCCTGAGCCGAGGGGAGGAATTGCAGAGCTCAGACACCAACACAGAGCTGATGCAGGACAACCAATG GACGGAGCTGATGCTGATGGCGACCCGGGAGCTCCTGCGGATCCCTCAGGGAGCCTTGGCAAAGCCTGTGTCCATCCCCTCCAACCTGATCTCCCTCTTCTCTCGCTACGTTGACCAGCAGAAGCTGAACCTGCTGGAGACGAAATTGCA CTTAGTGCAGGAGATCCGGTAG